The Streptomyces tubercidicus DNA segment CGCAGTTGGGCACAGGCGGCTTTCGGGTTCGGGTGGCTGCCGGTCGCTCCCGGCATACAGCTGAGCGTCACGGCGCGCTGCACCGTGGCGGTCGCGCGGCTTTCGCCCTGGCCGGCCGTCAGCACCAGTGCCGTCGGGGCATAGAGCCCGCCGGTCCGCGTGGGCTGCTGCGCCGGTGCGGCGACGGCCTGCGCGGTGGTGGCGAGCGTGCCCAGGACCAGTGCCGCGCCGAGCGCGACCGCCCCAGTGATGTACCGCATGACGAACACTCCCTTGCTCGAAGGTGCAGATACCGGACGGGAGTCTGGCCCAACCGCACCCCGAAAGCACCCCGAGCGTGCAAGGAGCGATCGCTTTGAGTCGTTAGATGAAAGCTGAGAGTAATGGCGCGAACCGGCCGGGGCGGTAGGCGGGCGGCCGGGGCGAAGCTGTGTGCGGCCAGCGGGGATGCCCGCCCTGGCATGCCCCGGGCAAGCGCCGCTCGGCCACGGAACGAAGGGATCCGGCCGCCGACCGGTCGTTCGGGCGGGTTTCGATCTCCGGCGATTGGCCGAAGAGGAGGGCCGGAGGGGCCCTCCGGGCAGCCCGGGGCTCCCGACGAGGTAAGAACCGGCCGCCCGCCGGTCGCCTTACCGGCCCGGCTCCCCCTCATTTGCCCGCCCGTTCACTCCGTACGCCCCGCCATTTCCGGCAGCCCCGCCGTCAGCGCCCGCATGGTCCGCACCACCAGTTCGGCGGGGCCCTGCG contains these protein-coding regions:
- a CDS encoding subtilase-type protease inhibitor; amino-acid sequence: MRYITGAVALGAALVLGTLATTAQAVAAPAQQPTRTGGLYAPTALVLTAGQGESRATATVQRAVTLSCMPGATGSHPNPKAACAQLRAVAGDFNAVTTAASDRLCTKEWNPFVVTADGVWQGKRVSYSYTFANSCAMTDGIGSVFDF